A genomic stretch from Sinorhizobium terangae includes:
- the rfbF gene encoding glucose-1-phosphate cytidylyltransferase: MKVVILAGGYGTRISEESHLRPKPMIEIGGRPILWHIMKIYSHFGFSDFVICLGYRGYMIKEYFSNYILHSSDVSFNMATGETVYHTSKAEPWRVTLVETGADSMTGGRLKRVADYLGDTFCLTYGDGVADIDIRALTDFHRRHGRDATVTSVVPPGRYGALAIDSGRVYSFTEKPAGDNGRINGGFFVLNRAVLDRIEGDHSPFEDGPLEGLARDGQLMAFPHDGFWRPMDTLRDKNQLEELWQQNRAPWKVWS, from the coding sequence ATGAAAGTCGTCATTCTCGCCGGTGGATACGGCACACGCATCTCCGAGGAGAGCCACCTGCGGCCCAAGCCCATGATCGAGATCGGCGGTCGTCCGATCCTCTGGCACATCATGAAGATCTATAGCCATTTCGGCTTTTCCGATTTCGTGATCTGCCTTGGCTACCGCGGCTACATGATCAAGGAATATTTCTCCAACTACATCCTCCACTCCTCGGACGTCAGCTTCAACATGGCGACCGGAGAGACCGTCTATCACACCAGCAAGGCGGAGCCCTGGCGCGTAACCCTTGTCGAAACCGGCGCGGACTCGATGACCGGCGGGCGCTTGAAGCGGGTCGCCGATTATCTCGGCGATACCTTCTGCCTCACCTACGGCGATGGCGTCGCCGACATCGACATACGCGCGTTGACCGATTTCCACCGCCGGCATGGGCGCGACGCGACCGTGACGAGCGTTGTACCGCCAGGACGATACGGGGCGCTCGCAATAGATTCCGGCCGGGTCTACAGCTTTACGGAAAAGCCTGCGGGCGACAACGGCCGCATCAATGGCGGCTTCTTCGTGCTCAACCGCGCTGTGCTCGACCGCATCGAAGGCGATCACAGCCCCTTTGAAGACGGGCCGCTCGAAGGCCTGGCGCGGGACGGCCAGTTGATGGCTTTCCCGCATGACGGCTTCTGGCGTCCGATGGACACGCTGCGCGACAAGAACCAGCTCGAAGAGCTCTGGCAGCAAAACCGCGCGCCCTGGAAGGTCTGGTCATGA
- a CDS encoding MarR family winged helix-turn-helix transcriptional regulator, whose protein sequence is MEKTKQPPKTLRSDASILVDICAGLNSRLAARRITQFMDREMAGCGLSVAQLGLMAQIAAASDDTLGALARRSGLEQSTLSRNLRTLENEGLIEIAIVEADLRRRAVWLTEAGAQRLEAAIPVWRDAQARLAAHFSPDLARRLAEETEVLVRG, encoded by the coding sequence ATGGAAAAGACGAAGCAACCGCCGAAAACGCTCCGCAGCGATGCCAGTATCCTGGTGGACATCTGCGCCGGCCTGAACAGCCGGCTCGCCGCCCGGCGCATCACCCAATTCATGGATCGTGAAATGGCGGGATGCGGGCTGAGCGTCGCGCAACTCGGCCTGATGGCCCAGATCGCAGCGGCATCCGACGACACGCTCGGCGCCCTGGCGCGGCGCAGCGGGCTTGAACAATCCACCCTTTCGCGGAACCTGCGCACCCTCGAGAATGAAGGCTTGATCGAGATTGCCATCGTCGAGGCTGATCTGCGCCGCCGCGCCGTGTGGCTGACGGAGGCCGGCGCTCAAAGGCTTGAAGCGGCGATTCCGGTCTGGCGCGACGCTCAGGCAAGGTTGGCGGCGCACTTTTCCCCCGACCTCGCCCGCCGTCTGGCGGAGGAGACGGAAGTGTTAGTCAGAGGTTGA
- a CDS encoding GNAT family N-acetyltransferase encodes MADMHVTIRTAVSADDYAAFDTLIREYTDWCRARYAHDRWFVDAAFGHQSLDAELMNLPAVYGPPNGKTLLATIGNQIHGACAYRRLSDGICEMKRLFVPARSQGHGIGRRLGDAIMAAASADGYMLMRLDTANRLTEAIALYKSLGFRDCPPYHQYPDDLMPHIVFMERELGTTPSTSD; translated from the coding sequence ATGGCAGATATGCACGTGACCATTCGCACGGCTGTGTCGGCTGACGACTACGCCGCCTTCGACACATTGATCCGGGAGTATACGGACTGGTGCCGAGCCCGCTATGCGCACGACCGCTGGTTCGTCGACGCGGCGTTCGGTCATCAATCGCTCGATGCGGAACTAATGAACCTGCCGGCAGTGTACGGGCCGCCGAATGGCAAAACCCTTCTTGCCACGATCGGCAACCAGATCCACGGCGCCTGCGCCTACCGCCGGCTTTCAGATGGGATTTGTGAGATGAAGCGGCTGTTTGTTCCGGCGCGCTCTCAGGGGCATGGCATCGGCAGGCGTCTGGGTGACGCGATCATGGCTGCGGCGAGCGCCGACGGCTACATGCTGATGCGGCTCGACACGGCCAACCGCCTGACGGAGGCGATCGCCCTGTACAAGTCGCTCGGGTTCCGCGACTGTCCTCCATACCATCAGTACCCGGATGACCTCATGCCCCATATCGTCTTCATGGAGCGCGAGCTCGGCACAACGCCTTCAACCTCTGACTAA
- the rfbG gene encoding CDP-glucose 4,6-dehydratase: MSRLADPEFWAGKRVLLTGHSGFKGSWAALWLSEMQAHVTGYALPPATQPSLHALLHPGELPDAQLGDIRDREALAEILRKSEPEIVLHMAAQPLVRESYATPAETFDVNVMGTVWLLEAARAAPSVKAIVLVTTDKVYRNDESGRHFRESDTLGGHDPYSGSKAACEIAVATWRSSYFNERGIRIATARGGNVIGGGDFSADRLVPDIVRAALSGERLHIRSPLATRPWQHVLDCLNGYFLLAESLYKGKASVDALNFGPSPTEQPIAVRDVANAIQAAMGLSPQWDDVSSLAQPREMQTLGLDPALAAETLAWRARLTQRQAIEWTAHWYNGWRRGEAARQLTLGQIAEFTKGCPC, translated from the coding sequence ATGAGCCGACTGGCTGATCCAGAGTTCTGGGCGGGAAAACGCGTCCTTCTCACCGGTCACTCGGGCTTCAAGGGCAGTTGGGCTGCGCTGTGGCTGAGTGAAATGCAAGCGCATGTCACCGGCTACGCATTGCCGCCGGCTACCCAACCGTCGCTGCACGCCCTGCTGCATCCAGGCGAATTACCGGATGCGCAGCTCGGAGACATTCGCGACCGCGAAGCGCTTGCCGAAATCCTGCGGAAGAGCGAGCCGGAGATCGTCCTGCACATGGCGGCACAGCCGCTGGTGCGGGAAAGCTATGCGACGCCCGCCGAAACCTTCGACGTCAATGTCATGGGCACGGTATGGCTGCTGGAGGCCGCCCGCGCCGCGCCATCGGTCAAAGCCATCGTTTTGGTGACGACGGACAAGGTCTACCGCAACGACGAGAGCGGCCGACACTTTCGGGAAAGCGACACGCTCGGCGGCCACGATCCCTATTCCGGCTCGAAGGCCGCCTGCGAGATCGCGGTCGCGACTTGGCGCAGCTCCTATTTCAACGAGCGCGGCATCCGCATCGCTACCGCCCGTGGCGGCAATGTGATCGGCGGCGGCGACTTTTCGGCCGACCGGCTGGTGCCCGATATCGTGCGGGCGGCGCTTTCAGGTGAAAGGCTCCACATCCGCAGCCCGCTTGCGACGCGGCCGTGGCAGCATGTGCTCGACTGCCTCAACGGCTATTTTCTCCTGGCCGAATCGCTCTACAAGGGCAAAGCCAGCGTCGATGCACTGAACTTCGGTCCTTCGCCCACCGAACAGCCGATCGCCGTGCGTGACGTGGCAAACGCCATTCAGGCCGCAATGGGTCTTTCCCCGCAATGGGACGATGTTTCCTCACTCGCGCAACCGCGCGAAATGCAGACACTCGGTCTTGATCCGGCACTCGCAGCCGAGACCCTCGCCTGGCGCGCGCGACTGACGCAGCGACAGGCGATCGAGTGGACCGCGCACTGGTACAACGGCTGGCGCCGGGGCGAGGCCGCGCGCCAGCTCACGCTCGGCCAGATCGCCGAATTTACGAAAGGTTGCCCATGCTGA
- a CDS encoding FAD-binding oxidoreductase: MNDMSLTNLQAGKTTVKAEAIEALAGQLRGRVLTENDATYDEARTIWNGMIDRKPALIVQCAGAADVINAVRFAAENGLLVAVRGGGHNIAGNAVCDGGLMIDLSPMKSVRVDVATKRAWVEPGATLADVDKETQAFRLALPTGINSTTGIAGLTLGGGFGWLTRKFGLTLDNLLSVDVVTANGEMVRASLTEHRDLFWALRGGGGNFGVVTAFEFQLHELDTQVLAGLVVHPFADAQTVLQQYREALETAPDELTCWAVMRQAPPLPFLPEEWYGKEILVLAMCYSGDIAAGGQATAALRAIGKPIADVVGPSPFVGWQQAFDPLLTPGARNYWKSHDFIELSDTTIGILLDAIRQLPGPECEIFIGHVGGAAGRVAAEETAFPQRSSHFVMNVHARWREPGMDQTCIDWARRLFEAAKPYAAGTAYINFMPADEIDRVEAAYGSNYGRLVEVKRKYDPQNLFRMNQNVRPIEERGAA; the protein is encoded by the coding sequence ATGAATGATATGAGCCTCACCAATCTGCAAGCGGGAAAGACGACGGTTAAGGCCGAGGCCATCGAGGCGCTGGCGGGGCAATTGCGTGGCCGCGTACTCACCGAGAACGACGCGACCTACGACGAGGCGCGTACGATCTGGAACGGCATGATCGACCGCAAGCCCGCACTGATCGTGCAATGCGCAGGGGCCGCCGACGTCATCAATGCGGTTCGTTTCGCGGCCGAAAACGGCCTGCTCGTCGCGGTGCGCGGCGGTGGGCATAACATCGCCGGCAACGCCGTCTGCGACGGCGGCCTGATGATCGATCTGTCGCCGATGAAATCCGTGCGCGTGGACGTTGCGACGAAGCGGGCATGGGTCGAGCCGGGGGCGACGCTTGCCGATGTCGACAAGGAAACACAGGCTTTTCGACTGGCGCTCCCTACCGGCATCAATTCAACGACGGGCATTGCCGGGTTGACGCTTGGCGGCGGCTTCGGCTGGCTCACGCGCAAGTTCGGATTAACCCTGGACAACCTGCTTTCGGTCGATGTGGTGACGGCGAATGGCGAGATGGTGCGCGCCAGCCTGACAGAGCATCGCGACCTGTTCTGGGCGCTGCGCGGCGGCGGCGGAAATTTCGGCGTCGTCACGGCCTTCGAATTCCAGCTCCACGAACTCGACACGCAGGTTCTCGCGGGGCTGGTTGTCCACCCCTTCGCCGACGCGCAAACGGTTCTCCAGCAATACCGCGAGGCGCTCGAGACTGCGCCGGACGAACTCACCTGCTGGGCGGTGATGCGGCAGGCGCCGCCGCTGCCCTTCCTTCCGGAAGAATGGTATGGCAAGGAAATCCTCGTGCTGGCCATGTGCTACTCGGGCGATATCGCGGCCGGCGGGCAGGCAACTGCGGCCTTGCGCGCAATCGGCAAGCCGATTGCGGATGTCGTCGGTCCCAGTCCTTTCGTCGGCTGGCAGCAGGCGTTCGATCCCTTGCTAACGCCGGGTGCTCGCAACTACTGGAAGAGCCACGATTTCATAGAACTGTCGGACACGACGATCGGCATCCTTCTGGACGCCATCCGTCAATTGCCGGGACCGGAATGTGAAATCTTCATCGGCCACGTCGGTGGTGCCGCCGGTCGTGTTGCAGCCGAGGAGACCGCTTTCCCGCAGCGCAGCTCGCACTTCGTCATGAACGTTCATGCTCGCTGGCGCGAACCGGGAATGGACCAGACCTGCATAGACTGGGCGCGTCGTCTTTTCGAGGCGGCCAAGCCCTATGCAGCCGGGACGGCCTATATCAATTTCATGCCGGCTGACGAAATCGACCGCGTCGAGGCCGCCTATGGCAGCAATTACGGACGGCTTGTCGAGGTCAAGCGGAAATACGACCCGCAAAACCTGTTCCGCATGAACCAGAACGTAAGGCCGATCGAGGAGCGGGGAGCGGCCTGA
- a CDS encoding LysR family transcriptional regulator, whose translation MRATDLSELAAFDAVARHRSFRKAAEERGVTASAISHAVSNLEERIGLRLLNRTTRSVSLTDAGTMLLAHLTPAFGEIGSALDALNRFRDTPFGKVRINVPNSIAPFILGRVMGPLIRDNPNLELEISATDRLVDIVEEGFDAGVRLGESLREGMVAVKVGPRLRFAVVGAPDYFRERDIPQTPHELKDHVCVQNMYPTGVRYPWEFERRGEAVAFHPSGPIALDDQELMVQAALSGVALAYVWENRAQREVLDGRLIRCLDEWCPPEDWFYLYYPSRRNISAGLRAVIEAMRV comes from the coding sequence ATGCGGGCAACCGATCTGTCAGAACTTGCGGCCTTCGACGCCGTCGCGCGGCACCGAAGCTTCCGGAAGGCCGCCGAGGAGCGTGGGGTGACGGCCTCGGCGATCAGCCACGCCGTCAGCAATCTGGAGGAACGGATCGGGCTTCGGCTGCTCAACCGCACGACCCGCAGCGTCTCGCTGACCGACGCCGGCACCATGCTTCTGGCGCATCTCACCCCCGCCTTCGGTGAAATCGGATCGGCGCTCGACGCGCTCAACAGATTTCGCGACACGCCGTTCGGCAAGGTGCGCATCAATGTCCCGAATTCGATTGCCCCTTTCATCTTGGGGCGGGTGATGGGTCCGCTTATCCGGGACAACCCCAATCTGGAACTGGAGATCTCCGCGACCGACCGACTGGTGGATATCGTCGAGGAAGGTTTCGACGCCGGAGTCCGCCTCGGCGAGAGCCTTCGGGAGGGCATGGTGGCAGTGAAGGTCGGGCCTCGACTACGCTTCGCGGTCGTCGGCGCACCGGACTACTTCCGGGAGCGGGACATCCCGCAGACGCCGCACGAACTGAAGGATCATGTCTGCGTTCAAAACATGTATCCGACCGGTGTGCGCTACCCCTGGGAATTCGAACGGCGCGGCGAGGCTGTCGCCTTCCATCCGAGCGGACCGATCGCGCTCGATGACCAGGAACTCATGGTCCAAGCGGCGCTTTCCGGCGTGGCGCTCGCCTATGTCTGGGAAAACCGCGCACAACGCGAGGTCCTTGACGGCAGGCTGATCCGCTGCCTCGATGAATGGTGTCCGCCGGAGGACTGGTTTTATCTCTACTATCCGAGTCGCCGGAACATTTCAGCGGGACTGCGGGCGGTGATCGAGGCGATGCGGGTGTGA
- a CDS encoding NAD-dependent epimerase/dehydratase family protein, producing MTRQVLLTGAAGFVGRHVLRELARRGLVACPVVRTGSEDRLADVAGIGRILSTDALFSEPAEWWAQALAGIDTIIHLAWYAEPGKYLTSPINLDCLTGTLAMAKGAAAAGVRRFVGIGTCFEYELTGRPLTIDTPLKPLTPYAGAKAAVFMALSQWLPQAGVEFAWCRLFYLYGEGEDERRFVPYLRKCLAAGQRADLTQGHQVRDFLDVGEAARMIVDTSVSTAQGAVNICSGVPVTIREFAERIADEHGRRDLLNFGGRAENLVDPPFVVGVR from the coding sequence TTGACCAGACAAGTCCTTCTCACCGGCGCTGCCGGTTTTGTCGGCCGCCACGTCCTGCGCGAACTGGCCAGACGCGGCCTTGTCGCGTGCCCTGTCGTGCGCACAGGAAGCGAAGACCGGCTTGCCGACGTGGCCGGGATCGGGCGCATTCTTTCAACCGATGCGCTTTTTTCCGAGCCGGCGGAATGGTGGGCGCAAGCGCTCGCCGGAATCGACACGATCATCCACCTGGCATGGTATGCCGAGCCCGGCAAATACCTCACATCACCCATCAACCTCGATTGTCTCACCGGCACTCTGGCCATGGCCAAAGGCGCCGCGGCCGCCGGCGTCAGGCGCTTTGTCGGCATAGGTACATGCTTTGAATACGAGCTTACCGGCCGGCCGCTCACCATCGATACGCCGCTCAAGCCCCTGACACCCTATGCGGGCGCCAAGGCGGCGGTCTTCATGGCGCTTTCACAATGGCTGCCGCAGGCGGGTGTCGAATTTGCCTGGTGCAGGCTGTTCTATCTTTACGGCGAAGGAGAAGACGAGCGGCGCTTCGTTCCCTATCTACGAAAATGCCTCGCCGCGGGACAGAGGGCGGATTTGACCCAAGGTCACCAGGTCCGCGATTTTCTCGACGTCGGCGAAGCCGCCAGGATGATCGTGGACACTTCGGTCAGCACCGCGCAAGGAGCGGTCAATATTTGTTCGGGCGTACCGGTAACGATCCGAGAATTTGCCGAGAGAATCGCCGACGAACATGGTAGGCGGGACCTGCTCAATTTCGGGGGTCGAGCCGAGAACCTCGTCGACCCGCCATTCGTCGTGGGCGTCAGGTGA
- a CDS encoding class I SAM-dependent methyltransferase, translated as MPHHCRFCSTPLATLVADLGATPWSNSFLEPTEEAIAREQAFPLQVMVCSECLLVQTTETVPADKIFNAEYHYLSSFSTSWLDHSRRYAEKMINRFNLDGTSQVVEVASNDGYLLQYFAEKYIPVLGVEPAANAAKIAEGRNVPTHVAFFGEITASGLVARGIRADLTAANNVLAHVPDIADFVRGFPILLKSDGVATFEFPHLLRTIEGIQFDTIYHEHYSYLSLVAVERIFKACGLHVFDVEELPTHGGSLRVYAQLPGGKRPETAGLATVRADEAAAGLMRMETYTAFGKRIAAVCEEFRAFLADAKAEGKTVAAYGAAAKGNTFLNVCGLTSEDIAFIVDRNDLKQGKLSPGSHIPIHAPDELASARPDYVAILPWNLTDEIVAANDHVRSWGGRFVVAIPEVRVI; from the coding sequence ATGCCCCATCACTGCCGTTTCTGCTCGACCCCGCTCGCAACGCTCGTTGCCGACCTGGGGGCGACGCCCTGGTCCAACTCGTTTCTCGAGCCGACCGAGGAAGCGATCGCACGGGAGCAGGCCTTTCCCTTGCAGGTGATGGTCTGCTCGGAGTGCCTGCTCGTCCAGACTACCGAAACGGTACCGGCCGATAAAATCTTCAACGCGGAATATCACTACCTGTCATCGTTCTCGACGAGCTGGCTGGACCATTCCCGGCGCTATGCCGAAAAGATGATTAACCGCTTCAATCTCGATGGCACGTCACAGGTCGTGGAGGTTGCCTCAAACGACGGCTATCTGCTGCAATATTTCGCCGAGAAGTATATTCCCGTGCTTGGCGTCGAACCGGCGGCCAATGCCGCCAAGATCGCCGAAGGGCGCAACGTCCCGACGCACGTTGCCTTCTTCGGAGAGATTACCGCGAGTGGACTGGTCGCCCGCGGCATCCGCGCCGACCTGACCGCCGCAAACAATGTTCTGGCGCACGTGCCGGACATCGCCGATTTCGTCAGAGGCTTCCCGATCCTGCTCAAGTCGGACGGGGTGGCGACCTTTGAATTCCCGCATCTGCTGCGCACCATCGAAGGCATCCAGTTCGATACGATCTACCACGAGCATTACTCCTATCTCTCGCTCGTCGCCGTAGAGCGCATTTTCAAGGCCTGCGGTCTGCACGTCTTCGACGTCGAGGAACTGCCGACCCATGGCGGCTCGCTCCGAGTCTATGCGCAACTGCCAGGCGGCAAGAGGCCGGAGACCGCGGGTCTGGCGACGGTGCGTGCCGACGAGGCCGCGGCCGGTCTGATGCGCATGGAGACCTACACGGCGTTTGGAAAGCGGATCGCAGCGGTGTGCGAAGAATTCCGGGCTTTTCTCGCGGATGCAAAGGCCGAGGGCAAGACCGTGGCGGCCTATGGCGCGGCGGCCAAGGGCAACACCTTCCTGAATGTTTGCGGCCTTACCTCAGAGGACATAGCCTTCATCGTCGACCGCAATGACCTGAAACAGGGCAAGCTGTCGCCCGGCAGCCATATCCCGATCCACGCGCCGGACGAACTGGCGTCCGCGAGGCCCGATTACGTCGCGATCCTTCCCTGGAACCTGACGGATGAGATCGTTGCCGCGAACGATCACGTCCGCTCTTGGGGCGGCCGCTTCGTCGTGGCGATTCCGGAAGTACGCGTGATCTGA
- a CDS encoding pyridoxal phosphate-dependent decarboxylase family protein, whose protein sequence is MKQDSVDDLFQRAAKHAARFRDNIAAGPQRPRISYQASLDEFREPLPERGGLGVIEELVAKAEPGLHAMTGPRFFGWVIGGSHPVGVAADWLTSAWGQNTGNHHATPAAAAAEAVAGNWLLDLLDLPRESSIGFVTGATVANFVCLAAARGDVLRKAGWDVEAQGLFGAPPITVLIGDEAHATVFSALQFLGLGHDRVVRVKTDDAGRILVSDFTEAAGKVSGPCIAILQAGQINTGAFDDFDRIIPIARDIGAWVHVDGAFGLWARACPQRSGLAKGVDGADSWATDGHKWLQTPYDCGYAIVRSEEAHRRAMTIAASYLPPSYEGERDPSHFVPELSRRARGFATWAMIKHLGRDGIAAMVARHCRVAHAMAEKLRSEEGIAVLNDVVLNQILVRFGAKHPDDAADRLTQRTIERIQADGVCFCGGAIWRGRKVMRVSVISWLTDDLAGNAAADAIIAAWRAVLRESDGC, encoded by the coding sequence ATGAAGCAGGACTCGGTAGACGACCTGTTCCAGCGTGCGGCAAAACATGCCGCGCGCTTCCGCGACAACATAGCCGCGGGCCCGCAAAGGCCGCGGATCTCCTACCAGGCATCGCTTGACGAATTCCGCGAACCTCTGCCGGAGAGAGGCGGCCTTGGCGTGATCGAGGAACTTGTGGCGAAGGCGGAGCCCGGACTTCACGCGATGACGGGTCCGCGCTTCTTCGGCTGGGTCATCGGCGGGTCGCATCCCGTTGGGGTCGCCGCCGACTGGCTGACGAGCGCCTGGGGCCAGAACACCGGCAACCATCACGCAACACCCGCTGCCGCGGCCGCCGAGGCTGTTGCTGGCAACTGGCTGCTCGATCTTCTCGATCTGCCGAGAGAAAGTTCCATCGGCTTCGTGACCGGAGCGACGGTCGCGAATTTTGTCTGCCTCGCCGCAGCACGCGGCGATGTGCTGCGAAAGGCCGGCTGGGACGTCGAAGCGCAGGGCCTGTTCGGCGCACCGCCAATCACGGTTTTGATTGGCGATGAGGCCCACGCGACGGTTTTCTCGGCTCTGCAGTTTCTCGGCCTCGGGCACGACAGGGTTGTCCGCGTGAAGACCGATGATGCCGGCCGCATTCTCGTGTCGGATTTCACCGAGGCGGCTGGCAAGGTTTCCGGACCCTGTATTGCCATCCTTCAGGCTGGGCAGATCAACACAGGTGCCTTCGACGATTTCGACCGCATCATTCCTATCGCCAGGGACATCGGCGCCTGGGTTCATGTCGACGGCGCCTTCGGTCTTTGGGCGCGCGCCTGCCCGCAGAGAAGCGGGCTCGCCAAGGGCGTCGACGGTGCCGATTCCTGGGCTACCGACGGCCACAAATGGCTGCAGACGCCCTATGACTGCGGCTATGCCATTGTTCGCAGCGAAGAGGCGCATCGCCGTGCGATGACGATTGCGGCAAGCTACCTGCCGCCAAGCTACGAGGGCGAGCGGGATCCGAGCCATTTCGTCCCGGAATTGTCGCGTCGCGCCCGTGGTTTTGCCACCTGGGCGATGATCAAGCATCTCGGGCGTGACGGCATTGCCGCCATGGTCGCGCGTCACTGTCGGGTCGCCCATGCCATGGCCGAAAAGCTGAGGTCGGAGGAGGGCATTGCGGTACTGAATGACGTCGTGCTCAACCAGATCCTCGTGCGGTTCGGTGCGAAACACCCAGACGACGCGGCCGACCGGCTCACGCAGCGGACGATCGAGCGGATACAGGCCGACGGCGTCTGCTTCTGCGGCGGTGCGATCTGGCGTGGCCGCAAGGTCATGCGCGTATCGGTGATCTCATGGCTGACCGACGATCTCGCCGGCAATGCTGCGGCAGACGCAATCATCGCGGCATGGCGGGCGGTGCTCCGGGAGAGTGACGGTTGCTGA
- a CDS encoding DUF488 domain-containing protein, with amino-acid sequence MSSLKLKRVYEAPEASDGTRILVDRLWPRGVAKDKAGVDLWLKDIAPSDALRKRFHGQPDAWDEFCTAYAAELEDAAAQAAVQELREHLANGSVTLLFAARDVGRNNAVALKAWLERHG; translated from the coding sequence ATGAGCTCGCTCAAATTGAAGCGGGTATACGAGGCGCCGGAGGCCAGCGACGGCACGCGCATCCTCGTCGATCGGCTTTGGCCACGCGGCGTTGCCAAGGACAAGGCCGGGGTCGATCTCTGGCTGAAGGACATCGCGCCGAGCGATGCCTTGCGCAAACGCTTCCATGGACAGCCGGATGCATGGGACGAGTTCTGCACGGCTTATGCGGCGGAACTGGAGGACGCGGCGGCGCAGGCGGCGGTCCAGGAGCTTCGCGAGCATCTGGCAAACGGTTCCGTGACGTTGCTATTCGCGGCGCGCGACGTCGGGAGGAACAATGCCGTGGCACTGAAGGCATGGCTGGAGCGACATGGGTGA
- the rfbC gene encoding dTDP-4-dehydrorhamnose 3,5-epimerase: MSRFKRIHTELPGLLVVERKRFGDERGFFSRFFCQEELSELGPSGVIAQINHSMTRTKGAVRGLHFQRPPYEEAKFVSCLAGAVFDVAVDMRPDSPTYLRWHGEILSAENARSMMIPGGFAHGFQTLTENCELIYLHDKPFAPEAEGGLNALDPRVNIAWPIEITQMSERDRNLAFV, from the coding sequence ATGTCGCGCTTCAAGCGCATCCATACGGAACTTCCCGGCCTGCTGGTGGTCGAGCGCAAGCGGTTTGGTGACGAGCGTGGATTCTTCTCGCGTTTCTTTTGTCAGGAGGAGCTTTCCGAGCTCGGCCCCTCTGGCGTGATTGCGCAAATCAATCATTCGATGACGCGCACCAAGGGTGCCGTCCGCGGGCTTCATTTCCAGCGCCCGCCCTATGAGGAGGCGAAGTTTGTCTCGTGTCTCGCGGGTGCGGTCTTCGATGTCGCTGTCGACATGCGGCCGGATTCGCCGACCTACTTGCGCTGGCACGGCGAAATCCTGAGCGCCGAAAACGCTCGGTCCATGATGATCCCGGGCGGCTTTGCACATGGCTTCCAGACCCTCACCGAGAATTGCGAGCTGATCTATCTTCACGACAAGCCCTTTGCGCCGGAGGCGGAGGGCGGACTGAATGCGCTCGATCCGCGTGTGAATATCGCATGGCCGATCGAAATTACCCAGATGTCCGAGCGCGACCGGAACCTCGCTTTCGTCTGA